Genomic window (Equus asinus isolate D_3611 breed Donkey chromosome 8, EquAss-T2T_v2, whole genome shotgun sequence):
ctttctgtcttctgtctcattgatttctgctctgatcattattattttcttctacttactttgacgttaatttactttttatactTTCTCAAAACTGAGGTAGAAGCTGAGACCATTAATTTAAgacctttcttattttcttttttattgaggtgacattggtttataacatcatataaatttcatatatacatagctatattttgacttctgtgtagagtgcaccacgatcaccaccgaaagtctagttgccatccgtcgCCATACAAATGCCGCCTTTCGCCCTCCCtccattcctcttcccctttggtaaccaccaatttgttctctgtatctatgtgtgtgtgtgtttgtttatcttccacacatgagtgaaatcatatggtatttggctttctccatctgacttatttagcttagcataataccctcaaggtccatccatggctGAATAGCATGCTGTTGTATATATAGAGAAAGGCTGGGCATATATAGAAAGGCtgggctggtgtgtgtgtgtgtatatatatatatatatatatatacacttacataccgtatcttctttatccattcatctgttgatgggcacttaggttgtttctaagtcttggctattgtgaataatgccacaatgaacataagggtgcacaTCTCtttctgaattagtgtttttgttttctttggataaatacccagaagtagaatagctggattatatggtaattctatttttaattgtttgaggaatctctctactgttttccatagtggctgaaccactttacgttcccaccagcagtgtacaaattttcccttttctccacatcctctccagtacttgttgtttcttatcttttaataatagccattttgacaggcgtgaggtgatatctcattgtggttttgatgtgcatttccctaagaattagtgacgttgaacatattttcatatacctattggccacctgtatattttctttagaaaaatgtctgttcagaccctctgcccatttttttattgggttgtttgttttttattgttgagttgtatgagttctttatatattttggatattaaccccttatcagacatatgatttgcaaatatcttctcccaattggtaggttgtcttatcactttgttgatggtttcctttgctgtgtagaagattttcagtttgatgtagtctcatttgtttatttttttcttttgtttcccttgcctggggagacatattcaaagagatactgctaagaccaatgtcagagtgtactgactatgtttccttctaggagttttatggtttcaggtcttacattcaagtctttaatccatttcaagttaaattttgtgtatggtgtaagataatggtctactttcattcttttgcatgtggctgtccagtttcccaacaccatttattgaagagactttcctttctctactacaagttcttggttcctttatcaaaaattagctgtccataatcttattttctaatacaGGCATATAGTGCTATAAAATATCCCCTAAGTGCTACTTTAATGGCATCATACAAATtgtggtatgttgtgttttcatttttagtcagttaaaaatattttctgatttccctttgatatcttctttgatcTATGAGTTATTTATAAATGCGCTACTTTGTTTTGATATTTGGGGATTCTCCAgaaatctttctgttattgatttctaagtgTGTTTCTGCCTTCATGCACCCCACCTCAGTGAATGAGCCACCCTCCACCTAGATGCTCATTCCAGGCTCCTTCCCCTATAGCCCCAAACCCCAAAGGCACACCCTAACCACCCCTCTGTTGCCTTACTTCACCCTATTTCTTTCAACAGCCTCTCAGCTGCTCTGTCTGCCTCCACTCTtgccccatttttttttaagattttatttttttcctttttctccccaaagccccccagtacatagttgtatattcttcgttgtgggtccttctagttgtggcatgtgggacgctgcctcagcatggtttgatgagcagtgccatgtccgcacccaggattcgaaccaacgaaacactgggccgcctgcagcggagcgtgcgaacttaaccactcggccatgggaccagccccatctTGCCCCATTTTTGATCCATGGTCCTTATGGCAGCAAGAAAGATTTTcataaaatgcaaatcagatcatcacacacacacacacacacacacacacacacacacacacacccttaagACCCTTCAGATCTCTCCATTACCTTCCAGAGAAACTTCCACATAGCAGGTGGCGGATGAGGCCCTTTCCTTTTCTGGCCCTGGGAACTCACGTAGCTCAAGACCAAACTTGCTGTTTCCAAAATGGGTTTTGCCTGTCCCTGTGCCTACCTGGATGTTGTCCATTTTGCCAGGGCTGAAGTCCCTCCTTTTTCCACCCAGTTAATGCCCACATCCTTTAAGACACAGGCTCAATgattgccttttccagaaagtctcCACTGATTCCCATTCTGGCATAGATCTTGTTACATCTTAAGGACACTGGGCCACCTCCTTCACAGCATTTATCACATTGCACtgtaagttttcttttcctttttaaaattttttaaaaaaatattttattcacttgttttttttaatttgtctagCTTCCTCACTAGAATGTTTACCTGTGTATCTCTACTACCAAGCTCACTAGACGCTCAATggatgtttgctgagtgaatgttgaatgaatagaaTGTACCAGAGGAACTCACAGGAGGCAGAAAGACAAGTTATGCCGTTATTACAGCGACCGAGGAGGGAGGTGCTAGGGCCAAAACCAAGGCTGGGGTGGCAGGGGTGAGGAACCAGTGGGATTTGTAAAGACACTGCCTTGGACTCTGCAACACAGGCTTAAACCACAGGAACAAGCCTGTGTGGTCGGGGCCCTATTTTTGAGTGGGTGATGGCTGCTCTGGAAGCTTCTCTGTGAGTCGGGACGAGGTGAAGTTTGGTTGATGGGAACAGGAAACTATCAATGTAGCCATCCGCTGGCCAGCACACTGCCTCTCCCACCCGACCTGTGAGCCTCCAGGCCCTGGGGTGCAGCGAGAGGTTTGTGGATCAAGGACTAAACTCTGGAGTCACACAGAGTTCGGAGGATAGTGAGgaataaagtggaggaatattttgaatgaaccttgaaaacgttacgCTATGTGatataagccagacacaaaagggcaaatgctgtatgattccactcatctgaggtacctagaatagtcaaattcacagagacagaaagtagagtagtgggtaactgggctgggggaggcggTCGGGGAGTGAATGTTTGCTGGGTACAGAGTTTTTCTCTGTAAGATCCTCCGTACAGAGTACAGAGTTTTTCATATTACAGAATGTGAAAAAGTCTGGAGATGAGTGGTGGTAATGGTTGCCCGACCATgtcaatgtacttaatgccattgaattgtacattcagaaagggttaaaatggtaaaatttatgttatgtatattttaccacaataaaaaaaagaattgctaacaagaaacaaaaaagagtatttggggtggagggagggagtgagaagGCTGGAGGGAGGCCATCAGCAGCCTCTCTGTTCTCTGACAGGACTGGACAAGAGCCCTGTTCCAGTCACCTCAGAAGGAGGCCATGTCAGGCTTCCAATGGGTTGTCCCCCATTGGAAACACATCAGCCAGAGGACTGCACCCGTTCCCCTCGTGCGTGACTGTTTCCCTTCCGTCTCCCCTACAGTGGAGCTCGCCATTGtggtgagaagaggagagagcttTGCTCTGGAGTTCTCTGACTTGGGAGCTGGTAAGAAGGCGATGGGCTGGGAGGGACCTTAGCAACGGGACCCAGTCTATCCCAGCCTCAGGCCCTCTGTGATGAACATCCCCTCAGCAGGGTCTGCTTGGGCTCTAGGCATCTCCACCCTGGCTGGAGCCCGTCTCTAGATAGAGTTCAGGTCTAACCTAGGTTGCAGCCGGAGGTCTGCCAGCTGGGTCCTCACCTACACAACCACGGCTTATTGTTAAGGCACCTTAGCCCTGGGCAGAGAAGACAGTAAGCCTTGGCTCCATCAACCTTCCTCCGCTCCACTCACTGCTAGCTGAACCCTGTGAGTTGGGACAAGTGTGGATCAGACCCAGGGAGCAAAGCAGGGAAATTCCATTTCTAAGGccttggaaggaaagaaagggaggcggcgggcgggggcTGCAGTCAGGGATGATTCTAGGCCCCTGAGGAGCCAtactagatttatttatttatttttaaagattggcacctaacaactgttgccaatcttcttttttttttttttaaggattggcacctgggctaacagctgttgccaatctttttttttttctgctttatctccccaaaccccccctgtacacagttgtatatcttagttgcaggtccttctagttgtgggatgtgggatgccgcctcaacgtgacctgacgagtggtgccatgtccacgcccaggatccgaaccctgggccgccgcagtggagcacgcaaacttaaccactcggccacggagccggcccccataCTAGATTTATGATTTCAGAGAAATACATATCCCATAAAGGAGCCCAGAACTGACTCTGTCATTATTCCAGATACAGGAGCTTTCTAATTCCCACGAGACTAACGCCGATAGGAGCACCCTTTTTGCCACCTTAACACACAGCTGTCGCTGGAACAGCAGAGCTGGAAGCTATGTGAGGAATATCCCGGGCAATAATGCCCTCACTCCCCAGTGATGTGGTCACCTATAGCTAGTTAGGTCAGAGCAGGGACCAGACCCCATGTCCCTTGACTTCCAGCCCATTGCCTGTCCATATGCCATTACGACTCTTAGCTTCGCCGTTTACATCTAGTGTGGAGGAGTTGTTCTAGGAATAGCTCTGCCATTTTGTCATGTAtctccatgattttttttttctgcagcaGATGCTCtggtaaaacaaatataaaatgaatggcAAGTTGTTCTCCTTCTTGGTGGGCATCTTCTCTATCCTCAACACCATCCAGTTCCTCATCTTTGACTTGAACCAGAGTACATTGATTGGCTATGAAGATAAGTTCAGTGTCTACATGGACACAAACTCTGACTTAGTCGCTTGGGTCATCTTCAACAGGAAGGACATCAGCATCACCCTGTCCACCATCACCATCGTGGTCAGCTTGTTGCTCCTCTATTGCGTTCACATAAACAACTACGTGGGGCTGCTGTGCTATGCCTTGTGGATGGTCACCTGCGAGCTCATCAACTTCTCCATTGTCCTGCTCATCAACGGGACCGTCAAAGAGGCGTTCAAGGAGCTTAGTTACCTGGAGTTGGTCCTCCAAATCTCCCGCATGCTCTTGTACTTCTGCTGTCTGCCCTTCATCACCAAGTACATGTACACCCTTTACAAGGACCCCAAGATGTTTGGCAAGATAGGTCGCCGCAGGCAGTCCTCCATCAGCACAGTCGATTCGTGGGCGCCTGTTGGGCTGGGAACGTTGTACCGCAAGATAAACTGAACTGtctcaggaagaagagagagagagggaccaTGCTCCCCAACCATGGCTCCCTCTTTTCCTACTTGCCTTCTGTTGATTCCACTTGGGCCTTTTCAGGGTCCTCAAGTTTTATGCACTTAAGAGTGATTCTTGGGGGAGGGAGAGTTGCACGGATCAATTATTGTGCATGAGTGTGTTTGTGACTTGTTTTAGCATTTAATTTTATACCACGTTTGTGCTTGCGTAATCGTCTCATTGGTGTATGCTCTTGTCTGTCATGATCCCCTCCTCTCTGCATGTCATTCGTTTCTAATTTTTCCTTGGGGGTTGCCCCACAGATGCATGGTTCTGCTAAGTCCTTTTGGAACAGCGCTGTCAGATAGAACTTTCTGTGCtcatggaaatgttctatatctatgCTTTCCACTCGCCATATGTAGTATTGAGCACTTGGAACATGGCTATTCCAACCCAGgagtgaaattttaaattttattccattttaattacAGGCACACCTCAGAGAGATGgcgggttcagttccagaccactgcaataaagcaaatatcgcaataaagcaagtcactgAGTTtgttggtttcccagtgcatatagaAGTTACGTTTACACGATACTATactctattaagtgtgcaatagcctCATGTCTAAAAAAAGCAAAGTGtacaccttaattaaaaaatactttattgctaaaaaatgctaaccatcacctgagccttcagtgaggcgtaatctttttgcttgtggagGATCTCGTAAAAAATGcatatctgtgaagcacaataaaacaaagcacaataaaatgagatgtGCCTATAATTTCAATTTCAACAGCCACATGCGGCTGGCTCATGGTCTCCATGTTGCAGAGCACAGTGACGTGGAGCCTCATTCTACTCCTGCATGGAACCATAGAAAGAACCCCTGTCCAGCTTCACGCATCCTCTGCTTCCCTCATACTTTCCAGAAAGCAGTTTCTCATGTTGGTTCATAGCATGGCAAGAAGAATCCCCGTTGAAGAAAGCTCCAGGATTTCTCAATTTAAGCGCTGtggacattttggactggataattctgtcttgtagggggctgtcctgtgcgtcATGGAGGTTTAGCAGCATAcatggcctctacccactagatgccagtagcatcctccCACCCTTGTAACAACTGAAAATGTCTGCAGAcgttgccaaatgttccctggggggTAAAATTgcccccagctgagaaccactatTTTGAAGCAACACACCCTGCGCTGACAGCTGGTATGCCACTACTGTTAACTAGCGGAGAGCATCTTTCACCGAGAGCTCCTTACATTAATGCACCACCTcgtgtagttttcattttaacaCTCCCATTTTATGGTTTGGTGGAACAGAGGCTCAGGGCGCTGAAGTGATGTGATCAAGGTCACCTAGTAGCAAAATCAGGATTTGAATCTAGATCATCTGATTTCATACACGAATGTCCTACCTAATTCCCTGAAGCACTCTTACTTttaccaagataaaaaaaaaaataaattaaaaaaaaaaaaagagggacctccttttaggatattttctttctcttcaaaaaaTGTTGGGAGGGAAGTCAAAAGGACCCTGTTTGTTTTGGCCACACCCTCCAAACCATGAGCGTAACGACAGTAGCCTACTTTTACTGAATATTGAATAAGTGCAAAGTACTATTCTAACAATTCACTCAATTTTTCCCACCGTCCTGAGGGATAAATTTGGATCCAGGTCAGTTCCCAAAATGACCACCAGATGGCAGTCCGCAATAAGCTTTTGCTTAGCGCTGTCTGCCTTCTTAAGTCAGATCCTCCAGGGGTGGCTGAGTTGGGATGTATTGGGTCTCAAACTGATGACTGGGGACTTACAGTGTGTGTCCCTGCTCTAGTCTCACAAGGCGTGCCTTGCCTGGTTGTGACTCGCTggtaccaaaaacaaaaaataaaacgtaGGCAGACTTCAGGGTTCTGATCCCCCATCCCGGCTGGCTTGgcggtggggaggtggggagactgGAGAGCAGTGTGTGGAAGAGGTGGAGGGAGAAGCAGAGTTCCAAGAATCAGCTCAACCAAGAGTTACCTGATGCTTAAGATGCTCAGACACAAGAGTGCGCGCCCCTCTACCCCGACTCACTCACCAAAGCCGTTGTTTGCATCCGCTTCTGCTTCCTGGCCCCCCTTTCTCTCTAGAAGCCCCTGCACTGCACTGAGACTGTTCTTGTTAGGGTGATGTCCACGCTGCCCAATCCCGCACTCAGACTTCTCTTGCCAGACCTCTCCATGGGTTTCAACCAGCTGATCCCTTCCTGTCCTGTAAGCAGATCTCTGTCCTGACCTACGGGACACCAGGGCTGCCACTCTCCATGCACCACCTGGCTCGCTGGCCCTCCTCCTCcgtctcctttgctggctcctcctcatcTCCCTGGCCTCCAAACATTGGAGTGCTCCAGGACTCAGTCCTTGCTCCACTTCTCGTCTCTGTCTCGGTCACTCCCAGCTCCCCTTGGCCAGGCCCATCGTGGGTAACCCCATATTGACATCTCC
Coding sequences:
- the TMEM217B gene encoding putative transmembrane protein 217B; amino-acid sequence: MNGKLFSFLVGIFSILNTIQFLIFDLNQSTLIGYEDKFSVYMDTNSDLVAWVIFNRKDISITLSTITIVVSLLLLYCVHINNYVGLLCYALWMVTCELINFSIVLLINGTVKEAFKELSYLELVLQISRMLLYFCCLPFITKYMYTLYKDPKMFGKIGRRRQSSISTVDSWAPVGLGTLYRKIN